CACAAACAATTCCTTTGAAAACGTACATTAATGGAATGACACGACAATTCTTCACTTCAGTACTACCAACAAACAATGCCTAAGAAAAGGCGAGGTAGTCACAACAAGAGTGCACACAAAACATGAAAAAACAAGGCATGTGTGATTATTTTTGAGGCTGCTTATGGTTTCCAAAGAATGGTTGTCTCAGCAATCATGGAAGTGACCACATAAGGGTCCATATTAGAGGCAGGCCTCCTATCCTCAAAATACCCCTTCCCTGCCTTCTCAGTGTCCCTCCCTACTCTAATAGAAGCACCACGGTTTGCAACACCCTGCATGCACATCCCACTCCACAATCAATATATAAACTAACCAAATTGTctcaaaaataataatctaataGTTTAATAGATAtgtatttttacaataaaagtttttatactgTCCCGACATGGTGGAGAGAACTATAAGCTCTTATACCATGTTAGCTttcaacttaaaaccaattaacaTTAAGTGAAATtgtccaacagatatataaACTGCATCCCAAGAACTAAGGTAGACGATGTGAGACTTCCTAACATCTATTCAACaaattactataaaataaaactttatttcaTTAGcttaataacataaattaaaagtttGGTTCCTTAATATTGTTTTGTTGCTTACCCATACAAAGGTGTTCATGTCAGCTGTCTCGTGTCGTCCAGTCAAACGACGTTCGTTGCCTTCTCCGTAAGCTGCAATGTGCTCCTTGTGTCTCTTTTCCAACTTAGCAATTGCTTTTTTGATGACTTCATAGCCACCATCGTTTCTCATGGACTTGGTACTGCAACATTATGTATTATCCACTTGTCAAGCATCAAAACAAAGCGATATTATGTTAATTTCTAACTAACCCATTGTTTAAGTAACCACAATTACCTGTAATTTGTGTGAGCACCAGCACCATTCCAATCACCCTGTTTTGTAAGAACATAACCAAAATGACACTAGTCAATTTCATCAACGTGGCCTCAATTTTTGCATGCCACACAGAACAAAagttaagagagaaaaattggAACTGGATGAGTATGAGATTATTCACCTGAATTGGTTTAGGGTCAAAGGAAAGCACCACTCCTGCAATCTCGGTGATCCTCTATTGACACAAACAGAGATATTAACTGAAatgttaccaaaaaaaaaaaaaaactagtctttctctcaaaagaaaaacaaacggTGAGGAAGAACGTGAAAGGAGCTAATCATGTGCTAAGTACCTCCAAAATATAACGAGCAACCCACAATTCGTCAGCAGCAGAGATGCCAATTGATGGACCAACTTGGAATTCCCACTACACATAATGAAGAATGACTTGAATCACaagagttaaaaataataagaaatttttattttttactcatGATATTGTTATAAAATCATTTCCGTCAATAACCATAACTAATTTTCGTTGGGACGGTAAACAAATTACAAGATAAACAAGATAAGTACATCGTTGATTTTATATGTAAGATTTAGTTATGATTCAAACTTAAAccatttaattaaaagatataaatcTTTTATCACATGGGTCAATTGTtgttgatttatatatatatatatatatatataaaattgaaaagatgGATATGAACTATAAGGGTGAAGAATGATAAATATGAAGATTTTGACTTTTCAAGTTACCTGACCAGGCATCACTTCTCCATTGATTCCACTGATGTTAATGCCCGCATAAATACATGCTTTGTAATGTGAGTCAACAATATCACGCCCGAAAGCCTTGTTAGCACCAGTACCACAATAATATGGTCCCTGTTGAGcatgggaaaaaaataaacaaaaaaatgaattgcATAATAAGTCACAACATTGACAAGTCAGccataaaaaagtttaatatgattaaattcGTTGGAAAAGTTAATAAcctttcattatatatatatatatatatatatatatatatatatatatatatatatatatatatatatatatatatatattattcaataaaatgtatacagctataatttattaattaaagcttaataatttaaaaatagaagaaatatgaaaagattgaaggaaaaaaaatcacttgtgGCCCAGGAAAACCACCAAGAGGCCATCCTAGAGGCCATTGGACATCTTTTTGCAACAAGGTGTATTCTTGCTCTAGGCCATACCTGTTTGAAAATCATGCAGTAACTTTTAGTtgaggaaaaaggaagaaaatcataGTATAAGAAAAAGGTCATTAGAAATTGCAAGCAAGCAACTATAGAAACTATACCAGGGTTCTTCAGCAGCAACATCAGGATGGCCGAATATCTTTGCAGCATTATTTCTCTTGTTTGTAGGAATGGGTTCCCCAGCAGGAGTGTAAGCATCACACATAACCTGAAATCAATTGCAATTGAAACATATGAAATGTAATTTACACCATGGAAACAAGTTTAACTGAAGAAAGATGTaccaattacaaataaaataggAGACAAGAAGAAACATACCAGGATATTGCTACCCCTCCTGAATGGATCCTTGAAAATTGCTTGTGGACTGTTGTATTTGATTAAGATACACAACATTAAtaagaaaactttggaaaataGCCAATCCTAGATATGTAACAGTACAAAATTACCAGAAAATGAAACTAGATTTGAAATAGTATACTTAGAAATGATGACATGGGATTAGAGAAAAGTGACTTACTATAAGATCACTTCACTATCTTGCCCAGGAGCTTGACCAGTGCTGGAACCATCATAGTTCCACTTGGGAAGCTTCGAAGGGTCTTTAACCGGTCCTGAGAGTGTCTATAATATATCCAAAATCATGTTATAATTTGCATTAGTTACCAGCCAAATAAATAAAGCTGAAATAAATACGTACTTTTCTCGTACTCTTCTAGAATTTGCAAATAGTTTAAGTTCTACAGTTTAAAATAACTTGAAAATTTTCCTGTTGTATAGAACTTAATGTAAAACGCACAAAGcactaatattaattaaaaagtttggGAAAATATAAAACGAAATTTGAGGAAAATAAGTTATTTGCGTGTTTTACGCGAGAATCATTTCATAGAAagatatctttttcttttcttttctttttcttttttttaaaaaaaagagagttcTATGGAGACCTTATCTGAATGAAGTTGGCTCGATTACTCCATTGAAAAGTTTCTTGAAACTAAACagattttttcaataatttttaaacaataaaactgtttaaaaattccaaaataaatgcaaatttcatcttttacttttggttacaAAAAGGTGAAGTAAATTACCCTTGCTTTGCTCCTCATATCCATGCCAGATCCACCTACCCtatcataaaatgaaaataaaaagtagtAAGTGTTGATTAAGTGTGGAGAAAACAATTGAAAACTAAGTTAGCAAATAAGTAAGCATATAGTTGAATTAGACATGAAGCAGAGCAAGTAGTTAAAGCCAGCGTggaatcaaaaatcaaaatgcaCATTGGACTCTGCACtgaatgaaaaacaaacaaccaCACGCAAGCTAAAAACCATAAAACAGAAAAACAGGGGAAACAGAGTAGTACAGAGACTATAAGATAAGAGAGCGCTGTGATcgatcaaacggaagatgaacaaaaataaaacacaccCATTAAAAGAATCGTTCCATCACACATATTACATATACCCATGCACATTGGAACTGATAGAAGCATGCAACATTGCAATGCTTGTTTTCGCGTGCAGAGAAAACAGAGGAAAAACGAAGGGAGATAGAGACACTAACCATATGTACTCGGCGATCACTTTATCGGTGATGTCGGAGAGGTTAAGGTTGATAAGATCGGAGAGCAACGACATCTTCAAGAAACCAAAACTTTCAGCGGAGACTCTTCtgagaaatttttttctcttttcctttctttgttCCTCTGCTTCGATGTAAGGTTGTTGCGTAGGTTTTATAGTGTTATCTCTGAATtacgaaaataaaattaagatatttaagataactttttaaaagataaaagattttcCCTTGAGAGAAAGTGGTACATTTAATCCTTTATAGGATGTTAAACAGATAATGCTCTTCAGTTTATTTTAACGATAATTTGAGAGAATTTTTATAGCTGATTTCGGGAtagcaatattttattttttttggattgggATAACAATAATCTGTTTTATAATTCAAAAtagtgattatttatttattgcgtATTATTTAAGCTAGCTCTTGCAAGCATGTTTTCCATGGACTTGTAATTAACATGTTATTTAAACACCAAAGgtcatttcatatattttaaaaaaattatggttaTACATACGATTTTGGCTTTTCAAATTCAGTAATTACGAaatctttctatttttctccctccaatAAACACTCTAATTAATAATAGACTATTATTTCGTAACCCTAacgaataattaaatattactaaACAATGTGTCTATATATAGTGAGAGGTTGGGGGAATCATATTTGATGTGTTGGGAGATAAACTTTCTATgactttatattcttttccaattttttttattcatttatattattttcttattacgCTAGTTTCTTATATGCATAAAccttaaatcataaaaaatgacactctattgtttgaatatttattaataaagataTGGAATCAGGATTTCATTTCCTTTTATACACTTTGAATCCTAATCTTAAAATCAAACAAGTAATAGCACTCTAAATCTAAATGATAACAATATATCCTtatctttatctaaataatatcataaaaatttaaaatttaaattgctCTCTCAATATAAAGTTTGAAGTGGCATATTGAGTGCCACAAAGGATGCATATTTGGCATAATAATCGACTCCTTGAATGATTGTAATATGAAGATGACGCACATTTCACACAAACGATTTGAGTCCTTAGATGATTAAGATATGagaaatgatgaggtttttaaGGATCGTGTTTAACAGAaccaatttttgttatttattttccatCTGGATTTCTATTATCCCTTTGTCACTTCACTTCATCTCGAACAAAATCagacatatacatacatactacATGCAATCAACTCAAAGGAGAAGGTTGGACCCTCCAAATTGAAGTCCTTGTTGGCCTTATATCCATATCTTAAGTCATCCTTATATGAGTCAGGTTTTGAAAAGGTTTGACTTTTTTTCTCTAAAGAGTTCATAATATTTTGATTAGTTTGGTATATTATTCTGAAGTCTGAACATGATGCTTGTGGTTCCTATATTCTTTCTATATGGTGTGTAATGTTTCCTTTCATTTAGGGTTTACTATGCTATGCTTTATTATCCATTGATACTTCTGAAATTCTCATTTATATGGTTTCTAATTTAGTCGTGCCCTCTCTGTAGAAGAACATATAGCATACTGGCATTGCATGCCCCTTCTCTGATACCTCATTTTTAATTacatgttttaatttgtttatccaATGTGTAATTTTTCATGGTGgtaaatggaaattaaaaat
The genomic region above belongs to Glycine max cultivar Williams 82 chromosome 14, Glycine_max_v4.0, whole genome shotgun sequence and contains:
- the GS1-GAMMA gene encoding glutamine synthetase cytosolic isozyme 2, with protein sequence MSLLSDLINLNLSDITDKVIAEYIWVGGSGMDMRSKARTLSGPVKDPSKLPKWNYDGSSTGQAPGQDSEVILYPQAIFKDPFRRGSNILVMCDAYTPAGEPIPTNKRNNAAKIFGHPDVAAEEPWYGLEQEYTLLQKDVQWPLGWPLGGFPGPQGPYYCGTGANKAFGRDIVDSHYKACIYAGINISGINGEVMPGQWEFQVGPSIGISAADELWVARYILERITEIAGVVLSFDPKPIQGDWNGAGAHTNYSTKSMRNDGGYEVIKKAIAKLEKRHKEHIAAYGEGNERRLTGRHETADMNTFVWGVANRGASIRVGRDTEKAGKGYFEDRRPASNMDPYVVTSMIAETTILWKP